The DNA segment AAGTGCCAACAAGACACGTTGTGAATAAATAAGCCCAAGCGTTCTATCCATATTGCGTTTCATATTCTCTGGGAATACCGTCAAGTTTTTCACAATATTACCAAAACGATTTAATATATAATCAAGTAAAATAGTGGAGTCCGGCAAAATAATCCGTTCAGCTGAACTATGAGATATATCACGCTCATGCCAAAGTGGTACATTCTCATAGGCTGTAACCATATGACCACGAATAACGCGTGCTAGTCCAGTGACATTTTCAGAACCAATTGGATTGCGTTTATGTGGCATTGCAGAAGACCCTTTTTGTCCTTTTGCAAAAAATTCTTCTACTTCACGTACTTCACTTTTTTGTAAAGCACGTACTTCTACCGCAAATTTTTCTACAGAAGTTGCAATTAGCGCAAGCGTTGCAAGGTATTCTGCATGACGATCACGTTGCAAAGTTTGGGTGGAAATCGGAGCGGGTGTTGTTCCTAATTTTTCACATACATAGGCTTCCACAAATGGATCAATGTTTGCATATGTCCCAACTGCACCAGAAATTTTCCCAAACTCTACACCATCAGCTGCAAAGTTAAAACGTTCTAAATTACGTTTCATTTCCTCGTACCATAAAGCTAGTTTTAAACCAAAAGTAGTAGGCTCGGCATGAACCCCATGCGTACGACCCATTGTTACAGTATATTTATGTTCTTTCGCTTTTTCCCCAATAATCGCAATGAAATTCTCCAAATCTTTTCGTAAAATCTCATTCGCTTGTTTTAGTAAGTAAGAATTGGCAGTATCTACTACATCTGTTGAAGTTAAACCATAATGAACCCATTTACGCTCTTCGCCAAGTGATTCAGAAACCGAACGAGTAAACGCCACAACATCATGTCTTGTTTCTAATTCAATTTCATGAATACGATCAACATCAAATTTAGCATTAGCACGAATCTTCTCTACGTCTTCTTTTGGAATGTCCCCAAGTTCCGCCCAAGCTTCACAAGCTAAAATTTCCACTTCTAACCATGCCTGGTAACGATTTTGTTCTGTCCAAATGTTGCCCATTTCTTTACGAGTATAACGTTCTAACATCCTTTTAAATTCCTCCAGTTACTTCCAAATTTGCGTTTCTTCTATCTCACTCAAAATCGCTTTTGGCTCATCAGTCAAAACAGTAATATGACCCATTTTGCGATTAATTTTTGCTTCTTTCTTACCATAATAATGTACAAACCACTGTGGATACTCAGCCATATGTTCATTCACTGCTTCCACATGCTGCCCTAAAATATTAATCATTACAGCTGGTTTCAATAGCTCTGGTTTTACGAGCGGCAAGCCAACAATCGCACGGATATGCTGTGTAAACTGAGAAATCGAACAAGCTTCTATCGTGAAATGTCCGGAATTGTGAGGTCTAGGAGCAAGTTCATTCACATAAATTGCACCAGAATTAGTCACAAACATTTCTACGGCCAAAACTCCACATAATTGAAGTACATCAGCCAATTTTTTAGCAATTTCTTCCGCTTCCTCATGTACATCATCAGTCACATTCGCAGGCGCAATCGTTGTATGCAATATATTATTCACATGCACATTTTCAGCCACAGGGAATGTTTCTACCTGCCCATCTAAATTCCGTGCTACAACAATGGAAATTTCTTTCTCAAACGGAATCCATGCTTCCAGTACACACGAACCGTATCGCAACAGTCGTGCAGCTGTATCAATATCATTCGCATCATGAAGAACGACTTGACCTTTGCCATCATAACCACCTTGAGCCGTTTTCAGTACTGCTGGATAACCAATACTTTTTATATCACTCTCTATTTCTTCTTTATCAACAATGACGGCATACGGAGCAATATTAATATTCGCAGATTCCAAATACGCTTTTTCTAAAATTCTGTCCTGCGTAATCGAAAGCAATTCCGAACCTTGTGGCACCGATACTAAATTTTGTGTCATTTTTAAAGCATCGTAGTCAATATTTTCAAATTCATATGTAACTACATCTGCTTTTTCTGATAGTTCACGTAAAGCTACTTTATCATCATAATCCGCAACAATTTGCTCATCACTTACTTGAGCAGCTGGGCAGTCAGCAGTTGGATCAAGAACAATAATTCGATAACCCATTGCTTTTGCAGCAAGTGCCATCATACGTCCAAGTTGCCCACCACCAATGATACCAATAGTATTATTTGTCAGTAAAAATTTTTTATCCAAGAGAATCACTACTTTCTAGAACTGTTTCTTCTAGTGTAGCACGTCTATTTTGCAATCTGTTAGTAATTGCCTCGTCAGTAATCGATAAAATTTGCGCCGCCAATAGTCCAGCGTTCACTGCACCACTGTCACCAATTGCAACAGTAGCAACTGGAACTCCTCCAGGCATTTGCACAATGGATAATAATGAATCCATTCCATTAAGCGCTTTTGACTTAATAGGCACACCAATAACAGGCAATGTTGTCTTAGCAGCAACCATACCTGGCAAATGTGCCGCACCTCCAGCACCCGCAATAATAATTTTCAAACCACGTTCCCGCGCTTGTTCTGCATATTGAAACATTAAATCCGGTGTACGATGAGCTGAAACCACTTTTTTTTCATAAGCTATTTCTAATTCATCTAATACATCACATGCTTTTTTCATTGTATCCCAGTCTGAGGTACTCCCCATAATGACACCAATTTCCGCAGGCATTCCGTGATCAACTCCTTAATAATCTCTTTTCGACTCCTTCATTCTAACAATAGCCATCTCAATTGTCAACGGAAAATCGAACATTAAATTGTTACATTTTGTTAACGTTCGTGTTTTGCTTCATTTCCTTTAGTTATGTAGCACTTTTCACTAAATATGCAAAAAAAGAACCTACCATTATAGGTAAGTTCCATTTTATTTTCTAACTTGTTTTATCCAAAAGCCACCATGAATTTGTTTTGGCTCAGAAGAAACAATAAACGCTCCATTATCAATTTCAATAATTTGTTTATATAATTTCCGTTCATTTTTTCTTTGTGTTAAAATTTCAAGCATCATTCGCTCTCCGTCCCGACCACTAGCAATCCAACTTGTCACACCATAGCCCAAGTCGCGAATTTGATTAGGTAAATCCAAGTTATATTCTTTTGTGATAACATTTACCGTAATATACCCTAAAGCAATTCGTTCTTCAATTTTCATTCCCACGATAACCCCAACACCAAAACCAATCGCATAAGCTAAGACGTTTGCTATATTATTTAAGTTATCTAATACTAAACTGAGCGCCACTACATAAATAATCATTTCAAACACACTAGAAAGCGCGGCTAAGTAACGATACCCTTTCATCGTAAGTAACAGTCTCACCGTATAAATCGTCACATACAAGATATTCACAACAAAAATTGTCACTACTATAAATAAACCATTATCCACTAAAATACCCCTCCAACTAAAATACTACATCCGAACACTTCTATTTGCTAGTCTTTAATTAATATAACATCCAAAAAGATAGCTGACAAAAGAAACACTTCAACAAAAAAAGCCCTAAATAATTAGGACTTTTTAAATTGCCCGGCAGCGACCTACTCTCGCAGGGGGAAACCCCCAACTACCATTGGCGCAGAGAAGCTTAACTACCGTGTTCGGGATGGGAACGGGTGTGACCTTCTCGCCATAACTACCAGACAATATACAGTTGTTGAAAGATTGCTCTCTCAAAACTAGAGAAGAAAGGGTTCAGTTAGGTAACTTCGTTTCATTTTTTGGTTAAGTCCTCGATCGATTAGTATTTGTCCGCTCCATGTATCGCTACACTTCCACTCCAAACCTATCTACCTGATCATCTTTCAGGGATCTTACTTTCCGAAGAAATGGGAAATCTCATCTTGAGGGGGGCTTCACGCTTAGATGCTTTCAGCGTTTATCCCTGCCACACATAGCTACCCAGCGATGCTCCTGGCGGAACAACTGGTACACCAGCGGTGTGTCCATCCCGGTCCTCTCGTACTAAGGACAGCTCCTCTCAAATTTCCTGCGCCCGCGACGGATAGGGACCGAACTGTCTCACGACGTTCTGAACCCAGCTCGCGTGCCGCTTTAATGGGCGAACAGCCCAACCCTTGGGACCGACTACAGCCCCAGGATGCGACGAGCCGACATCGAGGTGCCAAACCTCCCCGTCGATGTGGACTCTTGGGGGAGATAAGCCTGTTATCCCCGGGGTAGCTTTTATCCGTTGAGCGATGGCCCTTCCATGCGGAACCACCGGATCACTAAGCCCGACTTTCGTCCCTGCTCGACTTGTCAGTCTCGCAGTCAAGCTCCCTTGTGCCTTTACACTCTGCGAATGATTTCCATCCATTCTGAGGGAACCTTTGGGCGCCTCCGTTACTCTTTAGGAGGCGACCGCCCCAGTCAAACTGCCCACCTGACACTGTCTCCCCACGCGCTAAGCGTGGCGGGTTAGAATGGTCATACAGCCAGGGTAGTATCCCACCATTGCCTCCTCGTATGCTAGCGCACACGTCTCTTCGGCTCCTACCTATCCTGTACAAGCGGTACAAACATTCCATATCAGGTTGCAGTAAAGCTCCACGGGGTCTTTCCGTCCTGTCGCGGGTAACCTGCATCTTCACAGGTACTATAATTTCACCGAGTCTCTCGTTGAGACAGTGCCCAGATCGTTGCGCCTTTCGTGCGGGTCGGAACTTACCCGACAAGGAATTTCGCTACCTTAGGACCGTTATAGTTACGGCCGCCGTTTACTGGGGCTTCAATTCGTACCTTCGCCGAAGCTAAGCACTCCTCTTAACCTTCCAGCACCGGGCAGGCGTCAGCCCCTATACGTCACCTTACGGTTTTGCAGAGACCTGTGTTTTTGCTAAACAGTCGCCTGGGCCTATTCACTGCGGCTCTCTCGGGCTTGCACCCTAATAGAGCACCCCTTCTCCCGAAGTTACGGGGTCATTTTGCCGAGTTCCTTAACGAGAGTTCTCTCGCTCACCTTAGGATTCTCTCCTCATCTACCTGTGTCGGTTTGCGGTACGGGCAGTACTACTCTTCCTAGAGGCTTTTCTTGACAGCGTGAAATCAGGAACTTCCGTACTTTATTTCCTTCCCCATCACAGCTCATGCTTCGCGAGAAGCGGATTTGCCTACTTCTCACACTCACTGCTTGGACGCACATTTCCATTCGTGCGATTCCCTATCCTTCTGTGTCACCCCATCGGTTAAACAATTAGCACTGGTACAGGAATCTCTACCTGTTGTCCATCGCCTACGCCTATCGGCCTCGGCTTAGGTCCCGACTAACCCTGAGCGGACGAGCCTTCCTCAGGAAACCTTAGATATTCGGTGGAAGGGATTCTCACCCTTCTTTCGCTACTCATACCGGCATTCTCACTTCTAAGCGCTCCACCAGTCCTTCCGGTCTGACTTCACCGCCCTTAGAACGCTCTCCTACCACGAACCTCCGAAGAGGTTCATCCACAGTTTCGGTAATATGTTTAGCCCCGGTACATTTTCGGCGCGGGGTCACTCGACCAGTGAGCTATTACGCACTCTTTCAATGGTGGCTGCTTCTAAGCCAACATCCTGGTTGTCTAAGCAACCCCACATCCTTTTCCACTTAACATATATTTGGGGACCTTAACTGGTGGTCTGGGCTGTTTCCCTTTCGACTACGGATCTTATCACTCGCAGTCTGACTCCCGAGTATAAGTACATGGCATTCGGAGTTTATCTGAATTCGGTAACCCGAGAAGGGCCCCTAGTCCAAACAGTGCTCTACCTCCATGACTCTTTACCTCGAGGCTAGCCCTAAAGCTATTTCGGAGAGAACCAGCTATCTCCAAGTTCGATTGGAATTTCTCCGCTACCCACACCTCATCCCCGCACTTTTCAACGTGCGTGGGTTCGGACCTCCAGTAAGTATTACCTTACCTTCATCCTGGACATGGGTAGATCACCTGGTTTCGGGTCTACGACCTGTTACTTATGCGCCCTATTCAGACTCGCTTTCGCTACGGCTCCGCTTTTTCCGCTTAACCTTGCAACAAATCGTAACTCGCCGGTTCATTCTACAAAAGGCACGCTATCACCCATTAACGGGCTCTAACTACTTGTAGGCACACGGTTTCAGGAACTGTTTCACTCCCCTTCCGGGGTGCTTTTCACCTTTCCCTCACGGTACTGGTTCACTATCGGTCACTAGGGAGTATTTAGCCTTGGGAGATGGTCCTCCCGGATTCCGACGGAATTTCACGTGTTCCGCCGTACTCAGGATCCACTCTGGAGGGAAAGCTATTTCAACTACCGGGCTGTTACCGTCTTTGGCGGGCCTTTCCAGACCGCTTCATTTATAACTTTCTTTTGTAACTCCGTATAGAGTGTCCTACAACCCCAAGAAGCAAGCTTCTTGGTTTGGGCTCTTTCCGTTTCGCTCGCCGCTACTCAGGAAATCGATTTTTCTTTCTCTTCCTCCAGGTACTTAGATGTTTCAGTTCCCTGGGTCTGCCTTCCTCACGCTATGTATTCACGTAAGGATACTATCCGACTAAAGATAGTGGGTTCCCCCATTCGGAAATCTCTGGATCAACGCTTACGTACAGCTCCCCAAAGCATATCGGTGTTAGTCCCGTCCTTCTTCGGCTCCTAGTGCCAAGGCATCCACCGTGCGCCCTTTCTAACTTAACCAATTTACTTCAACGAAGTAAAGGTTGTTTTTCTAATCGTCGGTATCAGCGATGATACTTCGAATTAGATGAAAGATTCACTTTCAGATGATTCTCGGTTACTTGTGTCATAAATAATTACTTATCTATGCTAACTTTACTAACTTTCTTATCTAGTTTTCAAAGAACAAACATACAGAGAAGTAGTAACCTCTCAAAACTGAACAAACAGAGAAGAACGAAAACACACAGGTTTCCTTTTCCTTAGAAAGGAGGTGATCCAGCCGCACCTTCCGATACGGCTACCTTGTTACGACTTCACCCCAATTATCTGTCCCACCTTCGGCGGCTGGCTCCATAAAGGTTACCCTACCGACTTCGGGTGTTACAAACTCTCGTGGTGTGACGGGCGGTGTGTACAAGGCCCGGGAACGTATTCACCGTGGCATGCTGATCCACGATTACTAGCGATTCCGGCTTCATGTAGGCGAGTTGCAGCCTACAATCCGAACTGAGAATGGTTTTATGGGATTGGCTCCACCTCGCGGCTTCGCGACCCTTTGTACCATCCATTGTAGCACGTGTGTAGCCCAGGTCATAAGGGGCATGATGATTTGACGTCATCCCCACCTTCCTCCGGCTTGCACCGGCAGTCACTTTAGAGTGCCCAACTAAATGCTGGCAACTAAAATTAAGGGTTGCGCTCGTTGCGGGACTTAACCCAACATCTCACGACACGAGCTGACGACAACCATGCACCACCTGTCACTTTGTCCCCGAAGGGAAAGCTCTGTCTCCAGAGTGGTCAAAGGATGTCAAGACCTGGTAAGGTTCTTCGCGTTGCTTCGAATTAAACCACATGCTCCACCGCTTGTGCGGGCCCCCGTCAATTCCTTTGAGTTTCAACCTTGCGGTCGTACTCCCCAGGCGGAGTGCTTAATGCGTTAGCTGCAGCACTAAGGGGCGGAAACCCCCTAACACTTAGCACTCATCGTTTACGGCGTGGACTACCAGGGTATCTAATCCTGTTTGCTCCCCACGCTTTCGCGCCTCAGCGTCAGTTACAGACCAGAGAGTCGCCTTCGCCACTGGTGTTCCTCCACATATCTACGCATTTCACCGCTACACGTGGAATTCCACTCTCCTCTTCTGCACTCCAGTCTTCCAGTTTCCAATGACCCTCCCCGGTTAAGCCGGGGGCTTTCACATCAGACTTAAAAGACCGCCTGCGCGCGCTTTACGCCCAATAAATCCGGACAACGCTTGCCACCTACGTATTACCGCGGCTGCTGGCACGTAGTTAGCCGTGGCTTTCTGGTTAGATACCGTCAAGGGACAAGCAGTTACTCTTATCCTTGTTCTTCTCTAACAACAGTACTTTACGATCCGAAAACCTTCTTCATACACGCGGCGTTGCTCCGTCAGACTTTCGTCCATTGCGGAAGATTCCCTACTGCTGCCTCCCGTAGGAGTCTGGGCCGTGTCTCAGTCCCAGTGTGGCCGATCACCCTCTCAGGTCGGCTATGCATCGTTGCCTTGGTAGGCCATTACCCTACCAACTAGCTAATGCACCGCGGGCCCATCTGTAAGCGATAGCCGAAACCATCTTTCAAAGCCGTGGCATGCGCCACCACTTATTATTCGGTATTAGCCCCGGTTTCCCGGAGTTATCCCCAACTTACAGGCAGGTTGCCCACGTGTTACTCACCCGTCCGCCACTAACTTTGGAAGAGCAAGCTCTTCCTCCGTTCGTTCGACTTGCATGTATTAGGCACGCCGCCAGCGTTCGTCCTGAGCCAGGATCAAACTCTCTTTAAAATATAAATTGAATTTGAATACTTATTCAACACCGTGAATAAGATTCCTTGCGTCAAATTGACTTCGCTAGCAATTAAATTACTAGTTTGTTTTTGTTGAAAACAGCTTTCTGTTTTCTGCCCTGCGATTACCAGTGAGACTTTACGTCTCATTGCTTTCCGTCTTCTTCTTTGTTCAGTTTTCAAAGGTCAGTTGCTTTGTTAACGCAACTTTTAAATCTTACCATAAAGTAAGAATCACGTCAACAACTAATTTTTAAAATGTTTTTTGATGAATTATCTTGTATCAATTCAGCTTTATTATTATATAATACCTTTTCATTAAATACAAGTGTTTTGAATTAATTATTTAATTCCTTTTCTAATGACTGTATAAAATATTGCATAATTTGTTGTTTTTCTATTGCGATGTTTTTAGCTGTTTTTGTGTTTAATCGGTTTGGGATAAGCAACAGTTTGTCGTAAAAGTGTTGCAATGTGGTGTTTTTTGGATTATCAAGGTTAGCTATTTCTCTGTTATGAGCCCCACCGTATGTGAAGGTTCTAGCTATACCGATTGCTCCGATAGCATCTAAGCGGTCTGCATCTTGAACAATTTTTTCTTCTATTGTTATTGCTTTTATGGCGTTTTTACCATTTTTGAATGAAACTGCTTGAATGATTCGGATGATTTGTTGGATTTGATTAGTTGGCATTTCTTCCGTTTCCATCCATTCGATTAGCGTTTCGGTGGCTTTTGTTTCGTTATTTGTTAGTTTTGTGTCAGCGTAATCGTGAAAAAGTGCTGCTAGCTCGATAGTAAATAAATCGCCGCCTTCATTTGAG comes from the Listeria welshimeri serovar 6b str. SLCC5334 genome and includes:
- the purE gene encoding 5-(carboxyamino)imidazole ribonucleotide mutase → MPAEIGVIMGSTSDWDTMKKACDVLDELEIAYEKKVVSAHRTPDLMFQYAEQARERGLKIIIAGAGGAAHLPGMVAAKTTLPVIGVPIKSKALNGMDSLLSIVQMPGGVPVATVAIGDSGAVNAGLLAAQILSITDEAITNRLQNRRATLEETVLESSDSLG
- the purK gene encoding 5-(carboxyamino)imidazole ribonucleotide synthase translates to MDKKFLLTNNTIGIIGGGQLGRMMALAAKAMGYRIIVLDPTADCPAAQVSDEQIVADYDDKVALRELSEKADVVTYEFENIDYDALKMTQNLVSVPQGSELLSITQDRILEKAYLESANINIAPYAVIVDKEEIESDIKSIGYPAVLKTAQGGYDGKGQVVLHDANDIDTAARLLRYGSCVLEAWIPFEKEISIVVARNLDGQVETFPVAENVHVNNILHTTIAPANVTDDVHEEAEEIAKKLADVLQLCGVLAVEMFVTNSGAIYVNELAPRPHNSGHFTIEACSISQFTQHIRAIVGLPLVKPELLKPAVMINILGQHVEAVNEHMAEYPQWFVHYYGKKEAKINRKMGHITVLTDEPKAILSEIEETQIWK
- a CDS encoding DUF2179 domain-containing protein; its protein translation is MDNGLFIVVTIFVVNILYVTIYTVRLLLTMKGYRYLAALSSVFEMIIYVVALSLVLDNLNNIANVLAYAIGFGVGVIVGMKIEERIALGYITVNVITKEYNLDLPNQIRDLGYGVTSWIASGRDGERMMLEILTQRKNERKLYKQIIEIDNGAFIVSSEPKQIHGGFWIKQVRK
- a CDS encoding HD domain-containing protein → MNKEEIITEAKNWMQSHFKNEMTGHDWSHIKRVWKLSKDIHSNEGGDLFTIELAALFHDYADTKLTNNETKATETLIEWMETEEMPTNQIQQIIRIIQAVSFKNGKNAIKAITIEEKIVQDADRLDAIGAIGIARTFTYGGAHNREIANLDNPKNTTLQHFYDKLLLIPNRLNTKTAKNIAIEKQQIMQYFIQSLEKELNN
- the purB gene encoding adenylosuccinate lyase, with the translated sequence MLERYTRKEMGNIWTEQNRYQAWLEVEILACEAWAELGDIPKEDVEKIRANAKFDVDRIHEIELETRHDVVAFTRSVSESLGEERKWVHYGLTSTDVVDTANSYLLKQANEILRKDLENFIAIIGEKAKEHKYTVTMGRTHGVHAEPTTFGLKLALWYEEMKRNLERFNFAADGVEFGKISGAVGTYANIDPFVEAYVCEKLGTTPAPISTQTLQRDRHAEYLATLALIATSVEKFAVEVRALQKSEVREVEEFFAKGQKGSSAMPHKRNPIGSENVTGLARVIRGHMVTAYENVPLWHERDISHSSAERIILPDSTILLDYILNRFGNIVKNLTVFPENMKRNMDRTLGLIYSQRVLLALIDKGLAREAAYDVVQPRAMEAWEKQVPFRELVEQDTTITENLSREEIADCFDYNYHLKNVDLIFDRLGL